A single Deinococcus aerophilus DNA region contains:
- a CDS encoding dihydrofolate reductase family protein, whose translation MRKVIVTEFLTLDGVYEEPTPWQQGFSSPEIGQFKHDELFECDVLLLGRVTYEEFARYWPDATGTGEFGERMNRLPKFVATTTLNSLGWNATVLGKEVGAAVEALKRQAGGNLLVYGSGTLVQTLLRRGLVDELRLMVYPLVLGSGRRLFPGGGDRLALNLIASRDLGAGVLLLTYVPVAAG comes from the coding sequence ATGCGCAAGGTGATCGTGACCGAGTTTCTGACCCTCGACGGCGTGTATGAAGAGCCCACTCCGTGGCAGCAGGGCTTCTCGAGTCCGGAGATTGGGCAGTTCAAGCACGATGAGCTCTTCGAATGTGACGTCCTGTTGCTTGGCCGCGTGACATACGAGGAGTTCGCCCGTTACTGGCCGGACGCCACCGGCACCGGGGAGTTCGGCGAACGGATGAACCGCCTGCCGAAGTTCGTCGCCACCACCACCCTGAACTCCCTGGGATGGAACGCCACTGTACTTGGGAAAGAGGTGGGCGCTGCGGTGGAGGCGCTCAAGCGGCAGGCCGGTGGAAATCTGCTCGTCTACGGCAGCGGCACCCTCGTTCAGACGCTGCTGCGCCGCGGCCTTGTGGACGAATTGCGTCTGATGGTCTATCCCCTGGTTCTGGGGAGCGGCCGGCGCCTGTTCCCGGGCGGGGGGGACCGGCTGGCCCTCAACCTGATCGCCTCCAGGGACCTCGGCGCGGGCGTGCTGCTCCTGACCTACGTTCCTGTGGCTGCAGGCTGA